A section of the Streptomyces sp. NBC_00178 genome encodes:
- the cobT gene encoding nicotinate-nucleotide--dimethylbenzimidazole phosphoribosyltransferase — protein MNLDDFSDLIERPDGGVRRDAEERRERLAVPVGALGRLDELGEWLSAAQQSVPVKPVDHPRVVLFAGDHGVAGLGVSGRAAGTAHRLVRATLDGATPVAVLARRFSVPVRIVDAGLDCDPGLLPDAVVRDRVRRGSGRIDVEDALTAEEAERAVRLGMRVADEEADSGTDLVVLGDLSVGGTTAASTLIAALCGTDASVVTGRGGAGIDDLAWMRKCAAIRDALRRARPVLGDQLELLAAVGGADLAAMTGFLLQSAVRRMPVILDGVVAAACALVAQRAAFRAPDWWLAGQVSGEPAQAKALDRMALTPLLDHGVTVGEGSGALLALPLVQAAAALAAELPEREQESAGDGAKPSEDAGQETGSAGDSEAPGDPRPAGTTA, from the coding sequence GTGAATCTGGACGACTTCTCCGACCTGATCGAACGCCCCGACGGGGGTGTGCGGCGTGACGCCGAGGAACGCCGGGAGCGGCTGGCCGTGCCCGTGGGCGCGCTCGGCAGGCTCGACGAACTGGGTGAATGGCTGTCGGCCGCCCAGCAGTCGGTACCGGTCAAGCCGGTGGACCACCCGCGCGTCGTGCTGTTCGCCGGTGACCACGGGGTCGCCGGGCTGGGGGTCTCCGGCCGGGCCGCCGGGACCGCGCACCGGCTGGTACGGGCGACGCTGGACGGCGCCACCCCCGTCGCCGTGCTGGCCCGCCGCTTCTCCGTGCCCGTACGGATCGTGGACGCCGGCCTGGACTGCGACCCCGGGCTGCTGCCGGACGCCGTGGTGCGCGACCGCGTGCGACGGGGCAGCGGCCGGATCGACGTCGAGGACGCGCTCACGGCCGAGGAGGCCGAGCGGGCCGTACGCCTCGGGATGCGCGTCGCGGACGAGGAGGCCGACTCCGGCACGGACCTGGTGGTGCTGGGTGACCTCAGTGTCGGCGGCACGACGGCGGCCTCGACGCTGATCGCCGCCCTGTGCGGCACGGACGCCTCGGTGGTGACGGGGCGCGGCGGCGCCGGCATCGACGACCTGGCGTGGATGCGCAAGTGCGCGGCGATCCGGGACGCGCTGCGGCGGGCCCGCCCGGTGCTCGGGGACCAGTTGGAGCTGCTGGCGGCGGTGGGCGGCGCGGATCTGGCGGCGATGACCGGCTTCCTGCTGCAGAGCGCGGTGCGCCGGATGCCCGTGATACTGGACGGCGTGGTCGCGGCCGCGTGCGCGCTGGTGGCCCAGCGCGCGGCCTTCCGGGCCCCCGACTGGTGGCTCGCCGGCCAGGTGAGCGGTGAGCCCGCGCAGGCGAAGGCGCTGGACCGGATGGCCCTGACCCCGCTGTTGGACCACGGGGTGACGGTCGGTGAGGGAAGCGGCGCGCTGCTGGCGCTCCCCCTCGTGCAGGCCGCCGCGGCGCTCGCGGCGGAACTCCCCGAGCGGGAGCAGGAGTCGGCCGGGGACGGGGCGAAGCCCTCGGAGGACGCCGGGCAGGAAACGGGGTCCGCCGGGGACAGCGAGGCGCCCGGGGACCCGCGGCCGGCCGGGACGACCGCCTGA
- a CDS encoding adenosylcobinamide-GDP ribazoletransferase: MTSLNSHGLRFAFGTLTALPVRVTRWDRRTARAGMLCAPLAGLAVGLLAAVPGSLLLLGGAGPLAAAVASAALPAAVTRGLHLDGLADTADGLGSAKPAEAALRIMKQSDIGPFGVVTLLFVLLGQVAALFELYGRGWADGALGTVAAAVTARLALTLASRRGVPAARPEGLGAAVAETVPPLRAMAVACAVVACCAGAGVLLGGPGAALHQALAALAGAGAAHLMLRHCVRRLGGVTGDVFGALEETAATTALLVLALG; this comes from the coding sequence GTGACCTCCCTGAACAGCCACGGCCTGCGTTTCGCCTTCGGCACCCTGACCGCGCTCCCCGTCCGCGTCACCCGCTGGGACCGCCGGACCGCCCGCGCCGGCATGCTGTGCGCTCCGCTCGCCGGGCTCGCCGTGGGCCTGCTCGCCGCCGTCCCCGGGAGTCTGCTGCTGCTCGGCGGGGCGGGGCCGCTGGCGGCGGCGGTCGCCTCGGCCGCGCTCCCGGCCGCGGTGACCAGGGGGCTGCACCTGGACGGTCTCGCGGACACCGCCGACGGGCTCGGCAGCGCGAAGCCCGCCGAGGCGGCGCTGCGCATCATGAAGCAGTCGGACATCGGCCCGTTCGGCGTCGTCACCTTGCTGTTCGTGCTGCTGGGCCAGGTCGCCGCCCTCTTCGAGCTCTACGGCCGGGGGTGGGCCGACGGCGCGCTGGGCACGGTGGCCGCCGCCGTCACGGCCAGGCTCGCGCTGACGCTCGCCTCGCGCCGCGGTGTCCCGGCGGCGCGGCCGGAGGGCCTGGGCGCGGCGGTCGCGGAGACGGTGCCGCCGCTGCGCGCGATGGCCGTGGCCTGCGCCGTGGTCGCCTGCTGCGCCGGGGCCGGCGTCCTGCTGGGCGGACCCGGCGCGGCACTCCACCAGGCGCTCGCCGCCCTGGCGGGCGCCGGAGCGGCGCACCTGATGCTGCGTCACTGCGTGCGGCGCCTCGGCGGGGTGACCGGAGACGTGTTCGGCGCGCTGGAGGAGACCGCCGCCACCACGGCCCTCCTGGTGCTCGCACTGGGCTGA